Part of the Labilibaculum antarcticum genome, GATTCGAATTTTGAATATTTACACGATCTAAACAAAAGTTTGCACGATTTATTTTTTCTTTTTCACTCAAATCTGAAAACATCTGCAATGGAAAAAGTACATTTTCTTCGACACTCATTGAATCAAATAATGCACCACCCTGAAAAACCATACCCATTTCTTTGCGAATTTCTTTTTTCGCTTTCAAATTCATCGATGTAAAATCTCTGTCATTGTAAAAGATGCTGCCTGAATCAACATCATGCAAACCAATAATGGATTTCAACAAAACTGTTTTACCAGAACCACTTTGTCCTATAATAAGATTGGTTTTGCCAGCTTCAAAAGTAATCGAGATATCATTTAATACCTGTAAGTTGGCAAAAGATTTATTGACATTATTTAGAGTGATCATTTTAAAAGGATTTGTGTGAGTATCACATTCGCGAGAAGAATAAGAATACTACTGTTTACAACTGCTTTTGTACTGGCTTTACCTACTTCCAGCGCGCCACCTTTTACATAGTATCCGTAGAAAGATGGTATTGCAGTAATAATAAACGCAAATACTGCTGTTTTTAT contains:
- a CDS encoding ABC transporter ATP-binding protein, producing MITLNNVNKSFANLQVLNDISITFEAGKTNLIIGQSGSGKTVLLKSIIGLHDVDSGSIFYNDRDFTSMNLKAKKEIRKEMGMVFQGGALFDSMSVEENVLFPLQMFSDLSEKEKINRANFCLDRVNIQNSNHLFPAEISGGMQKRVAIARAIALNPKYLFCDEPNSGLDPVTAIVIDNLIHEITKEYNMTTIINTHDMNSVIENGEKIIFISNGYKAWEGNKDEIFNTDNTELNNFVFASELYKKIKSLS